In one window of Notolabrus celidotus isolate fNotCel1 chromosome 15, fNotCel1.pri, whole genome shotgun sequence DNA:
- the LOC117826998 gene encoding chemokine XC receptor 1-like, translating to MFNYSYEDYYDDAPMEYLCPETFNFNTLSGAFFIVIFIFSLIGNTLLLCVLFIYENLKNVTNVFILNLACSDLIFTGMLPFWAVNHLHHWIFGDFACKFKTALYYIGLYSSIILLTAMTVDRFIMVVLHNSPRNPANRLRCAMVSCAAVWIISIAAAVSDAIKVEVVSSHWNSDFFCEDASDKISHNLGYYLQVSLLFILPFTIVVFCYSAILRTVLQASNRKRYKTVVVVFCIVTAFFICWGPYHILIFMSAFYEPKGCYASDCFNMAYYISRILAYSHCCLNPLLYMLSQKLQRHLLQLLKCNKDTRNHRERGNGLSSNVSHNVAFTTKSSAVMVDEPSK from the coding sequence ATGTTCAACTACAGCTACGAAGATTATTACGATGATGCTCCAATGGAATATTTGTGTCCGGAGACGTTCAACTTTAACACCCTCAGTGGTGCTTTCTTCATTGTGATCTTCATCTTTAGCCTCATTGGCAATACACTCCTTTTATGTGTTCTTTTCATCTACGAGAAcctgaaaaatgtcacaaatgtcTTCATCCTGAACCTGGCCTGCTCTGATTTAATCTTCACTGGAATGCTCCCATTCTGGGCCGTCAATCACCTGCACCACTGGATCTTTGGAGACTTTGCCTGCAAATTTAAAACAGCACTGTACTACATTGGATTGTACAGTAGCATCATTCTGCTGACTGCCATGACTGTGGATCGTTTCATAATGGTGGTGCTGCACAACTCACCACGTAACCCTGCAAACAGGCTGAGGTGTGCAATGGTTTCCTGTGCAGCTGTCTGGATCATCAGCATTGCAGCAGCTGTGAGTGATGCTATTAAAGTAGAGGTTGTGTCCAGCCACTGGAACAGTGATTTCTTCTGTGAAGATGCATCCGATAAAATTTCTCACAACCTGGGATATTATCTCCAAGTGTCACTACTCTTCATCCTCCCATTTACCATTGTAGTTTTCTGCTATTCTGCCATTCTGAGGACGGTCTTGCAGGCTTCAAATAGAAAAAGGTACAAGACTGTAGTGGTGGTGTTCTGTATTGTGACAGCCTTCTTTATCTGCTGGGGACCTTACCATATTTTGATTTTCATGAGTGCTTTTTATGAACCCAAGGGCTGTTATGCGAGTGATTGTTTCAACATGGCCTATTATATTAGTCGTATCCTTGCTTATTCTCACTGTTGTTTGAACCCTCTGCTGTATATGCTCTCACAAAAGTTGCAAAGACATCTCTtgcaacttttaaaatgcaacaaagaCACAAGGAACCACAGGGAGAGAGGTAATGGCCTAAGTTCTAATGTTTCTCATAATGTGGCTTTCACAACAAAAAGCTCTGCTGTCATGGTGGATGAACCCTCCAAATAG
- the LOC117826893 gene encoding chemokine XC receptor 1-like has protein sequence MEAGDIENLTMFNYSYEDYYDDGHVKYLCLETFNFNTLSGAFFIVIFIFSLFGNTLLLCVLFIYENLKNVTNVFILNLACSDLIFTGMLPFWAVNHLHHWIFGDFACKFKTALYYIGLYSSIILLTAMTVDRFITVVLHNSPRIPANRLRCAMVSCVAAWIISIAAAVSDAIKVEVVSSHWNSDLFCEDASDKISLNLGYYLQVSLLFILPFTIVVFCYSAILRTVLQASNRKRYRTVVVVFCIVTAFFICWGPYHIFIFTDAFYEPKGCYAIDRFNMAYYISRILAYSHCCLNPLLYMLSQKLRRHLLQLLKCNKDTRNHRERGNGLSSNVSHNVAFTTKSSAVMLDEPSK, from the exons ATGGAAGCTGGTGACATCG AAAACCTTACCATGTTCAACTACAGCTACGAAGATTATTACGATGATGGTCATGTGAAATATTTGTGTCTGGAGACGTTCAACTTTAACACCCTCAGTGGTGCTTTCTTCATTGTGATCTTCATCTTTAGCCTCTTTGGCAATACTCTCCTTTTATGTGTTCTTTTCATCTACGAGAAcctgaaaaatgtcacaaatgtcTTCATCCTGAACCTGGCCTGCTCTGATTTAATCTTCACTGGAATGCTCCCATTCTGGGCCGTCAATCACCTGCACCACTGGATCTTTGGAGACTTTGCCTGCAAATTTAAAACAGCACTGTACTACATTGGATTGTACAGTAGCATCATTCTGCTGACTGCCATGACTGTGGATCGTTTCATAACGGTGGTGCTGCACAACTCACCACGTATCCCTGCAAACAGGCTGAGGTGTGCAATGGTTTCCTGTGTAGCTGCCTGGATCATCAGCATTGCAGCAGCTGTGAGTGATGCTATTAAAGTAGAGGTTGTGTCCAGCCACTGGAACAGTGATTTATTCTGTGAAGATGCATCTGATAAAATTTCTCTCAACCTGGGATATTATCTCCAAGTGTCACTACTCTTCATCCTCCCATTTACCATTGTAGTTTTCTGCTATTCTGCCATTCTGAGGACGGTCTTGCAGGCTTCAAATAGAAAAAGGTACAGGACTGTAGTGGTGGTGTTCTGTATTGTGACAGCCTTCTTTATCTGCTGGGGACCTTaccatattttcattttcacgGATGCTTTTTATGAACCCAAAGGCTGTTATGCAATTGATCGTTTCAACATGGCCTATTATATTAGCCGTATCCTTGCTTATTCTCACTGTTGTTTGAACCCTCTGCTGTATATGCTCTCACAAAAGTTGCGAAGACATCTCTtgcaacttttaaaatgcaacaaagaCACAAGGAACCACAGGGAGAGAGGTAATGGCCTAAGTTCTAATGTTTCTCATAATGTGGCTTTCACAACAAAAAGCTCTGCTGTCATGTTGGATGAACCCTCCAAATAG
- the LOC117826963 gene encoding C-C chemokine receptor type 2-like, which produces MATTEEFTAMATTSYYDYDYDYTDEVCNKTAVIQFGAHLTPVIFSIVVIFSLFGNILVIVILARYENLKSLTNAFILNLAVSDLFFTTGLPFWAYYDMNGWTFGDFACKSVNFIFYVGFYSSGILLILMTAHRYAAVMYPLSGVVSITGSYSVLLCLAVWVVSLLIASPSFIFTKVQQENRCEYAESYWSLWGIYVQNFLFIVSSLVFVICYSQITCRLLRPTAQRRKNKTLKLILC; this is translated from the coding sequence ATGGCTACAACTGAAGAATTTACTGCCATGGCTACAACTTCCTACTACGACTATGATTATGACTACACTGATGAAGTGTGCAACAAAACAGCCGTCATTCAGTTCGGAGCTCACCTCACCCCAGTCATCTTCTCCATTGTGGTGATCTTCAGTCTGTTTGGCAACATCCTGGTCATTGTGATTCTAGCCAGATATGAGAATCTCAAATCTCTCACCAACGCCTTCATCCTGAACCTGGCTGTATCAGATCTCTTCTTCACCACAGGTTTACCTTTCTGGGCATACTACGACATGAATGGATGGACTTTTGGGGACTTTGCATGCAAATCAGTCAACTTCATCTTCTATGTTGGCTTCTACAGCAGCGGTATTCTCCTCATCCTGATGACTGCTCACCGTTATGCAGCTGTAATGTATCCTCTGTCAGGCGTTGTGTCCATCACAGGTAGCTACAGTGTCCTCCTATGTTTGGCTGTTTGGGTTGTTAGTTTATTGATTGCCAGCCCATCCTTCATCTTCACCAAAGTCCAACAAGAGAACCGCTGTGAGTATGCAGAGTCCTACTGGAGCTTGTGGGGAATCTACGTGCAGAATTTCCTCTTCATAGTTAGTTCATTGGTGTTCGTGATCTGCTATTCACAGATCACCTGCCGACTGCTGCGCCCAACTGCCCaaagaagaaagaacaaaacCTTAAAGCTTATTTTATGCTAa